The sequence GGTGTTTATGTGGTTCAGTGATTATATGAGATAGTGGTTGTGTTAATTTTGTTCCGGAGTCAACTTGTTTTGTTGATCATTCTTTATTTGGAACAGGACACAGTCAAATTTGTTGAGAATCAGGTACAGACTGTTGGTGCAAGTGTTATGAAGTTCTATGCAGATGTAATGCAAGATTTGGTTTGTGACTCTGCAGTAGATCCAGAGGCTATGCCAGCCAATGGGAACCCTGTAGAAAATAACTTTCATGTTGATAGTTCTAAAAAATCAAAGGTTAGCAAGAAAGGAGAGCCGGTAAAAGTTGATGTTGAAATAGTAAATGGGGATTCAGAGGTGATTGCTGCATTGAATATGGATGTGGACCATAAATCATTGTTCCATGGACAGCACATGGATGAATATCGCATGCTATCCTCAGAGAATTGTGCAAGAGGAGCGTGCTCGGATGTATACTCAAGACAAGACCATGATGGGAGTAATTTTAATAATTCAAACTTGGTTGTCAAAGAAAACCCAATCAAGGACAGATTTCCCGGGGCAATAGCTCCTCTTGAATCTGATTTGAGCAGGCACTCAACATCCTGCCGTGTAAATTTGGATGATACCCATGAAGTTTCGAGCGACCATAGAGATACAGCTATAACCCCATCTATAACCGAAGGTATGACATGTAAGTCCACAAGGGAAAGTTGTGTGATTGCAAATACAAGCCAATGTACAGCTGATGCTTCAGTTGACTGCCGAACATGTAATATGTTTGTTTTGGATGAATTGGAAGCAAAAGAATGGAAGGAAATATTAGATTCATCCTTTGGTTGCTCATCAGTAGAAAGAAACGGTGGTTATTCTTTTTTAACCCTATAAAAGTGTTTTGTTTTCACCAGCCTTGCTACTTGTTCTCTTTCGATTTCCGGTTTGGCTGCTGCAGACAATTGTTTGAGCAATTCGTTTATTTCTTTGTTAGGATCCTCTCCAAGTGGACAAGCACACTCTGAAAAAAATGCTGACAAGGaaatctcttcgtctcatccTGGTAGTACATCTCATTCAGATGCACAATAACCACATATCAGTTTTTATATTGACAAGTATTGACTCAGAAATGTCTCTGCAGAGATGATAACTATGAGAAAATAATGGAGACTTTTTTTTCACTATGGaccattttttatttacattCATGTGGGGTCTAGATTTTATACTAGTTCATGAAAAATTGCACGTTCTTTCATACATGTAGAGTTGTGTACTTGATGGGTTTACTGATCATGCTCAATTGAAAGTTATTTGTGcttgtagtagtagtagtaacCAATGACTCATTTTTCCAGGGGGTTTGCATGAATCCAACTTTCATGCAACTGAGAGTAATGCTGTTGTACATGGAACGGAAACCATTCAACAATCTGATAAGGCAATGCTCGAGGAGACTTGTGTAATGGTGACTGGTAAGGACGTTCGTTTTGTTCCTCACATGGAAGGCAAGCGTAGGCCTTACAAGGTTATcccactctccctctctccctctccctctctctctctctcctcattcTCTCACTCTCACCCCCTATCTTCTACCTATTTTAATTGGCTTTAATTGGGACCTATTTTCTagaaaaaaattcagaatgCTTTGAGAATGAGATCAGCAAGGAAGCAAGAGTATGAGCAGCTTGCATTATGGTATGGGGATGAtgcaaaatcaaatttaaaagcTGGAGAACGTCTCAGGCATTCTCTGACTGTGGAGGAGACACAGAAATCATTAGCTCATGAAATTTGTGAATCTGAATGGGAGATTCTCTAGGTACCCTTGTAAAAGCTTGTGTAAATAAACCGCCTCACTGCAGCCTCTCCTTCCTGGTCATGGTGCCATTCAAAATTCCTAGCTTAGGATAAAATTTGTACCTAAGTGGGTAAAACGCCAATTGTCTGATGCTCTAGTCTTCAGTATATTAACAATTATGTAATGGCCATAAGATTAAGTACTTGAGGTTTATATTACAAATGGGTCCGACCCAATAGAGTCCTCCCTTTATGGTCACCATTGTTAATAAGTTGGTTACTATTATTGTCTATGGTTAGCTATTGTTTGTTCTGCTATGCTGTATTTTTTGCTTCTCGTGTTCTTTTctattaaattttttgttacTGGTTCAAATAAGTGCCTGGAGGGGAATAACGGATCGTAGTTTCATGCTTTTGCTACTGATTGGAAAACGTATTAACAACTGTGGATGCACAAGTACTCGCACATCTTGTTCGTATGCTTGTACGTTAATTTCTTCAgcatatttgtttatttgtctaTTGTCTTTGCTAAAGAAAGCTATATTAGATAAAGCACATGCAGGCATTTTACATCCATATTCCATACAGAAGGTAAATTTTCATGATTTAGAATACTCGATTTTGGTTTGTCTGCTCGTTTAGACAGGGTACCCCGACATGTATTGGCAGCTGTTCAGGTTAATAGTTAACGGCAGGTACTGTTTTTGTACATTTCATCTTCTCTTGTAATTCCTGTCTTCTCTTTGACATTTCATTCAACCTTATGAAGAACAAAGTATACCAAGTTTACTAACACTCATGACAGATCAAACAAGAGGTTAACAACTAAGAATGACTTTGGAGGTGTCCAAGGCCAGCCTTTTCTAGGTATCTGGCAGGCCAGGCAAACACCAGTGGCTGCAATCAGCATAAGTCTCCGGTTTTCTATTTTGCAAAGCTAACAACTGCTTCCACTCCTTCGTTCCATAAACTGCTGGATGCGCATCTCTTCCGTGCTGAGATAGCTTTGTAATGTTCAGGTACGTCACTGGGCGCTGCATtgttctctcaacaacttttaTAATTTTCCCAGGAAATATTGTCTCGTTGGAATCGTCTAAGATGGGTTGGGTTTTGTTGCAACACCAATGCTTTCCCCTGTGCTCTGGTGAAATGCTCCGGAAGAGCACTCTGGTTTTAGTCACATCCACATTTTGATCAACCCAACGTGCCCAGGTATTCATCGCCATATCAAATGCTAATTCAATCTCCATATTCTCCACTGTTTTGCCATCGTATTGAAACAAGTCCCACCTGAATGTCCGACTTCTATTAGACAGACGCCTTGAAAAAtattcattcattttctttagTAGATCACAGGTGACTTACGTCTTGATTTTCCTGTGCGCCCACCAGTGACTGGTGTTGAATACCATAATGTCTGCCCCTTACTACTTCATGGCTGAGGTTGTGACTCTGTCAAGCCTAAGAATTCTAGCCCCGTTATCTTGGTTCACTTTCTGCTGCATTAGAAATGGACTCCAGTAGAACTTCGACAGAAAAGTTGTACGCCTGCGGTTATAGAAACAAGCAACACCTTCACAGTTAAGAAGTCAAGGtcctgttttttattttcttctcccGAGTATGTCGcttatatataaagaaaatagTTCAGTGACAGAAGATTAATCGtataaatgaaaactaaacCTTCCTTAGCTGTGAAGACCTTGTAGATGCCGCTTTTCACATCGTCTAGGTTTTGAGAGGGAGGTAGAGCTGAGTAAAGAAGACAAGGTAGGGATTCCCACTGGTCTCTGTTAAGCTGGGGAAATCCGTTCTTCCATTCCTTTGGCAGCTGACTTGATCACTAAGAAACGGACACTGTGCCCCTTCGTGCATAGGACTTCCCTTTGGATCGTAAACCCATTTTCCATTAAGTATGTTGCACTTGTCTTCTTCATTCAATTGTGTCACATGTTCCTCGAAGTTTGCTTGTTGTAAGAACTGCATGTTTGCATCCGATTCATTGGCCGATATTGTTGATGTTATGTCTCTGTTCCTAAGAGTTGATAGGTTTACACTGTCGTGGCCGTGTTTGAGAAAGAATATCGAAATGATGCAGCTTGCAACTATGCAGAGCCTCCATCCTCGACTAATGGGGGATATGTTGTCCATGGCAGGAGTTATTGAGCTCAATAGAGGTCCATGGTTTAAAGTATAAGTAGTCTATCTTTTCtatttttgaaaaaccataAGATACAAACATGACATGGAAAATTTAAACCTACAACAATCAAACATGAAAACAACTATTTGCAATAACAAAAAACGAGCTTGTTACGAACATAATTTGGGTAACAAGTTAGTGAGAAGAATATAGGGTAGTATTACCCACATTcacttttacttctcacatatccTTAGTTTTCGGTCGTCGGACCGAATGAATTCATTAATTTAACAAGAGTGTATAGGAGGTAAAAATAAATGTGAATTTGATTATCCTTAAAATATATGTAAGGATTGGgaacttttaagttttatttttgccAATTTTTCATTCGGACGATATTTCAATATAAACTTAATCGAAGAGAAGTATTCGTGAAAGCTAAGAAGAAGCACACTTCTCTAGCTTACGCTTTAGTCTACACCAATACAAAATGTAATAGTTCCGCTTGGTCTGGGCCTGCATCTCCAAACTGAGTCCTTCCACAAAATCGTTGGTGTAGTCCAAAAACTAAACAATCAAAATCAACGAAGAATGAATGCCAAAAGTAGAATTAGGTAAAATAAAACGCTTGATTAAACCCTGAAGAATGAATTCAAGGTGTGAGAAACCAAGCACTTGGGTTCGGTGTGAAGTTTTGCCCCACCTCCTTCTTTGGTTCTGAATTTATGTCCTACTTCACTGGCGTTAGAACTGTATTCTTGTTGGTCCTGGGGCggtgtttatatttgttgatgcataaaatcagtgagACTTAGGAACAACGTAAGGTGTCAAGTTTTtaaccttcgcttggttgctccagtcactagtgaggataatatgtaaagagatagagataagaaagcaaacacaagatgtacgtggttcactctAAGTttggttacgtccacggagtagaggagttctcattaatagtgaaaggttcacacaaatacataggttcaagcataatcatcatAGTGGGTTCTAATGActagtttaagtacaataatgacatCCGTCcttaattgtaggagaatggtcTTCTTTTATAGTGGAGGAGAGTCTCTGGCTTTTGTCCGTGGTCAATGTGGGACTCTAGAAGTTTTATTCTaacgttgacacgtgtcatgatGTGATTGGACTCCTAggttgagggaaactcttatgctTCAACAGGGTGCCTCATCATGAATCCCTCAATGGGTCCTTGAAGGTATgaagttgaccggtgcttagtagttatgggattggtcaagtatggtacaaacagtactcccctaagttctcgagtgaggaaagcttctcggttggggacttgaaaaatccaagtcactgagtaatcacgaaacttctgaGTATCGAAGTATAGTAGCATatagtgggagtcccccaagtttccaAGCGAAAAGGATAGCCAAAGGAGGTGGCTTGATATTCTTGAGT is a genomic window of Malus domestica chromosome 09, GDT2T_hap1 containing:
- the LOC103444421 gene encoding uncharacterized protein isoform X2, producing the protein MISMDVKGITWVGGVYQKFETMCLEVEEDMYQDTVKFVENQVQTVGASVMKFYADVMQDLVCDSAVDPEAMPANGNPVENNFHVDSSKKSKVSKKGEPVKVDVEIVNGDSEVIAALNMDVDHKSLFHGQHMDEYRMLSSENCARGACSDVYSRQDHDGSNFNNSNLVVKENPIKDRFPGAIAPLESDLSRHSTSCRVNLDDTHEVSSDHRDTAITPSITEGSSPSGQAHSEKNADKEISSSHPGGLHESNFHATESNAVVHGTETIQQSDKAMLEETCVMVTGKDVRFVPHMEGKRRPYKKKIQNALRMRSARKQEYEQLALWYGDDAKSNLKAGERLRHSLTVEETQKSLAHEICESEWEIL
- the LOC103444421 gene encoding uncharacterized protein isoform X1, yielding MISMDVKGITWVGGVYQKFETMCLEVEEDMYQDTVKFVENQVQTVGASVMKFYADVMQDLVCDSAVDPEAMPANGNPVENNFHVDSSKKSKVSKKGEPVKVDVEIVNGDSEVIAALNMDVDHKSLFHGQHMDEYRMLSSENCARGACSDVYSRQDHDGSNFNNSNLVVKENPIKDRFPGAIAPLESDLSRHSTSCRVNLDDTHEVSSDHRDTAITPSITEGMTCKSTRESCVIANTSQCTADASVDCRTCNMFVLDELEAKEWKEILDSSFGCSSVERNGSSPSGQAHSEKNADKEISSSHPGGLHESNFHATESNAVVHGTETIQQSDKAMLEETCVMVTGKDVRFVPHMEGKRRPYKKKIQNALRMRSARKQEYEQLALWYGDDAKSNLKAGERLRHSLTVEETQKSLAHEICESEWEIL